TTTATGTATTATCTATAGCTTAAACATTCATAATTAAACATTCATTCgcgaattaataatttacgaaGCAATAATGGTTACTAATCATCTGAACGTGTATGTtcatgttttattttcattttatattacaatgtCCTCATAAAAATCTTCATCTTCTGATTCATAATTTGGATACAGTTCGAAATTATGCCACATATATACGTCATCTCCTATTTCGTCGTCACCATCTCCTTCGTCATCGTTATCTTCAATTGGCATTCCATAATATAACATGTTATAGCACTTAGAACCCATATCTTGAAAATGTTCGTATGGCTTATTACGATCGAGGACAGTGTTGCATAACcaacaaaaatatgtattgcATCGCCAACACACCATTTTGTTGCAACCATCTGATTTCTGTGAAATAATTGCATTATATATACCATGTACTTGTTTCATACAGAGTGATCCCATTGAGTTAACTCAAAGGCAATACTATCTTTATAGCAAGCAGATCATTCTGTattacatatgtgtatattaaataacattattgtttattatcaGATAATACCTCAATAGCAGCTTGACACTTAGGGCATTTTTGGCTATTACTTTTAATCCAATTCTCAGACATAGCATTTTCTACCAAAGTTTGGAGTTGTTTTTTACCATAACGTTGCTCCATTTGCTGTTTCTTATCATCAGGAGCTTCTTGATATTCAGCTACCACTTTATGTATTTCAGCTATATAATAgagtaaatatatttgaaatattaatgtttttaatattacatatcaTGAGCAATcatttaatgattttaaacattaagtaatattttgcaaaaatatacctGAATAAACTTTGCATGGTTCTATGCCATGATACACCATTTTGCAATAAACACAAAATGCATATTGACAGATTGGGCAATTTGCCACTTGTTCATTTGGTTCACGACTAACTGGATACTGACAATTACGTCTTGGACAATATACTATGTCACCCATAGTATCTAATGTAGCATTCAATAATATAGAatcatattttgcaaataattcTGAACTTACTAAGTCTTTTATCTGAAAACATTAATATAATCAATGGAATAGAAACAGACTTGGAATGAACAGAAAAATTCACCTGTGCAGGAGTTGCTTCAGAGGTACATTTTTCTTCTggacaataaatattttgcacaTTTCCATCTTTGATTCTTATTTCTAGGTAACCAGCTATGCAATCTTTACAAAATACATGACCACAAGGGCAAAATTGTGTACAATGCTCTCCTAATTTGTCCACAAAACAAATCTTACAAGTATAGAAGTTTTTCTTGAATTCAATTTGGTTACGTTTCTCATTGTAATCGATCAGTGTTTGTATTGGGTTTCTTCCAATAGGACAATCTAATACAGCCCTTTTATCATGATATTTCCTTACTATCTTCTCCTTATTTAAATGCTTGACATTAACTTCTTTCTTTATGGTGTTCTTTGTACCTTCAATTGTACATTCTTTGTctatattatctattttacTCTTATGAATGTTATGTGCTATTTCGAGAGTTTCTTTATAATGTGTATAAGCAGGACTCATATTAAGATTGTCTTGTATATCCAAGAATTCTAAAGTTTCATCATGCAGAAAGGCTACCCACGTAAACAATATTTCTTGCTCTTTACTTTCTTCCCACAACTTGTCTAATTTTTTACACAGTTTAGTTAACAATGAAAGATGCAACCAAGATGAGCACAAAGTAAATTTAGGTGGCAACACCGAAGGATAATTTTTTGGTAGAAGTACATGAAGCTTTAATGGCGGTAAATgagatattttaatcttttgtTCTGGTTCATCCACTTGCCTACAATCCTTGTATGTTGCTTGATAATCTACAGGAAGATTTATGAATATCGTAAAAGTACATTGGTACTGATCATTCTCCTTGTGATATGAAAACTCTTCTGAATTGTAAATACTTTCCAACGCGACAATCTCATCTTTTTGCTTTTCACTATCCATCTGTATAAATTAGATGACCaattgtagaaaaatataagattaAATCTACACTAAAATAACACAAAACTTAACAAAAGATGTATAAAATGTGTATGTACAgtatacatacaaattttataagtaactaataatataaatttctatatatatgaTTTGTAACGTGCTACTTTCatgttattttttcattacaaAGAAAGATATACTTCATATTTGACAGTTCTAGgttaagtaatattaaaagtcatttaaagaagaaaaaatgttatttctgactttttaattacaattaaacaTCACAATTGATAATTTGtatcaaaatcaaaaacagaaaagaagaatgtaaattaattagccatatttgtataacaaatactttaatattGCAACATCACATTACCTCAATCGTATTACGCGAAAAATACATGCACTAACgacgaatatatatttattcaaaggAAATTTTCACCAAAAACAAGCAATAAGAATGAAGTGTAATTTTTAAGCTAAATCTTAaccattaataaaatttgatgtaaTACGTAAGAATTTTCGGTCACatacaaaaatgaaagtattgtttttactgtaaaatatcgaaaaaatataataatattatgtaacagaaTTATaggtaaaacaaataaaaatatcttgttaGTATATTGTTATTGAAAGTTTCCCGATTCGAAGTTAAATTTTGTAACGAATTCTTTCCCCTACCTATGTAGTTTTCCTGAGAATATTAAGCGTTCGATATGTTCacatttgaaaagaaaaaatgtattcatTAACGCATCGAGTTTTAGTGTACTATTTTAGAAGAAGTATTACTGTATTTACACTATCTACACGAAAGAACAATACATAATTGGTAATATTAGTAATAGGCCACGTCAATCATTCGTTTAAACATATGATTCGTTTTATGTTGTTTTCGTACAATCTTCAAAATGTTGAATGTGATATACGACGACAACagttggaaatttattttcccaattttaataaatttcgcgATGTCGATCACTGTGTATTTTTTAACTATACGTTTAATAccgaagataaaatatatgtttgtcAAAGCTAACCTATACGGTATAGATATGAATAAGAAGAGTGGTGAAAAAGTGTGAGTGAATTTAtcttaattgtataatttttagtaGCCTCTTCATTTCTTCTAATTGGTACTAATTTCGCTACAGGTAATTTGCACGTGTCAATTTTTTTACAGGCCCGAAGCTTTAGGTGTTGTCACTGGATGTCTTTTTCTTATAacactatttctttttattcctgtACCATTTACaaactatatatttaatgaCATAAACTTCCCTTATAATGAGGTATGcaacaaacaattttcattgGATGTCCATGTCTGATATGGAAAATTTAGGactaatttcaattaaataaatgataatatatcaaatttcaattacagTTTATGGAGTTTTTGGCAGCTTTACTCTCAATTTGTTGTATGTTACTTTTGGGGTTTGCTGATGATGTTTTAGACCTACGTTGGAGgcacaaattattattacctaCTATTGCTTCCTTACCACTTTTAATGGtgtattacattaattttaattctacatTAATTATTGTGCCAAAACCCTTAAGACCATGGTTTGGTCTTTCAGTGGATCTTTgggtattttattatttatatatgggGATGCTAGCAGTGTTTTGCACaaatgctataaatatattagcTGGTATAAATGGTTTAGAAGTTGGACAGAGCTTAGTAATTTCAATAAGCATTCTTTTGTTTAACATAATAGAGCTATCAGGAGATCTATGGAAAGCACATcaattttcattgtatttcATGCTTCCATATATAGCAACATCACTGGGtttactaaaatttaattgGTAAGTTGTATATAGAATAGGTAAATAATAATGTGTAAATTCAATTCTTcggtaatatataaaatgatattcaaataagaaaaagtaatTACAACTGTTTTCTTTAtaagttatatgtatataaatcatttaaCATTCACAATTCATTCAACATATTATTTTGGTATATAAATTcagtacaatattatatagtttACATTGAGTATTGAGTATGAGTTAATATCACAGTCAGGTGTAACCAATATGTCAATAATAGTCTAATTTA
This Bombus pascuorum chromosome 1, iyBomPasc1.1, whole genome shotgun sequence DNA region includes the following protein-coding sequences:
- the LOC132909080 gene encoding UDP-N-acetylglucosamine--dolichyl-phosphate N-acetylglucosaminephosphotransferase isoform X2, translated to MLNVIYDDNSWKFIFPILINFAMSITVYFLTIRLIPKIKYMFVKANLYGIDMNKKSGEKVPEALGVVTGCLFLITLFLFIPVPFTNYIFNDINFPYNEFMEFLAALLSICCMLLLGFADDVLDLRWRHKLLLPTIASLPLLMVYYINFNSTLIIVPKPLRPWFGLSVDLWVFYYLYMGMLAVFCTNAINILAGINGLEVGQSLVISISILLFNIIELSGDLWKAHQFSLYFMLPYIATSLGLLKFNWYPAQVFVGDTFCYLSGMTFAVVGIIGHFSKTTLLFFIPQIINFLYSVPQLFHLIPCPRHRLPKYNKKTDKLDISTTVFNKKDIGSVNS
- the LOC132909035 gene encoding E3 ubiquitin-protein ligase RNF14-like isoform X1 — translated: MYFSRNTIEMDSEKQKDEIVALESIYNSEEFSYHKENDQYQCTFTIFINLPVDYQATYKDCRQVDEPEQKIKISHLPPLKLHVLLPKNYPSVLPPKFTLCSSWLHLSLLTKLCKKLDKLWEESKEQEILFTWVAFLHDETLEFLDIQDNLNMSPAYTHYKETLEIAHNIHKSKIDNIDKECTIEGTKNTIKKEVNVKHLNKEKIVRKYHDKRAVLDCPIGRNPIQTLIDYNEKRNQIEFKKNFYTCKICFVDKLGEHCTQFCPCGHVFCKDCIAGYLEIRIKDGNVQNIYCPEEKCTSEATPAQIKDLVSSELFAKYDSILLNATLDTMGDIVYCPRRNCQYPVSREPNEQVANCPICQYAFCVYCKMVYHGIEPCKVYSAEIHKVVAEYQEAPDDKKQQMEQRYGKKQLQTLVENAMSENWIKSNSQKCPKCQAAIEKSDGCNKMVCWRCNTYFCWLCNTVLDRNKPYEHFQDMGSKCYNMLYYGMPIEDNDDEGDGDDEIGDDVYMWHNFELYPNYESEDEDFYEDIVI
- the LOC132909080 gene encoding UDP-N-acetylglucosamine--dolichyl-phosphate N-acetylglucosaminephosphotransferase isoform X1; this translates as MLNVIYDDNSWKFIFPILINFAMSITVYFLTIRLIPKIKYMFVKANLYGIDMNKKSGEKVPEALGVVTGCLFLITLFLFIPVPFTNYIFNDINFPYNEFMEFLAALLSICCMLLLGFADDVLDLRWRHKLLLPTIASLPLLMVYYINFNSTLIIVPKPLRPWFGLSVDLWVFYYLYMGMLAVFCTNAINILAGINGLEVGQSLVISISILLFNIIELSGDLWKAHQFSLYFMLPYIATSLGLLKFNWYPAQVFVGDTFCYLSGMTFAVVGIIGHFSKTTLLFFIPQIINFLYSVPQLFHLIPCPRHRLPKYNKKTDKLDISTTVFNKKDIGSVGKFIAWIFRKLNIIKWQEDDQGIVTCNNLTLINFVLINTGPMNEPTLTLILLLIQIVSSSLAFLIRYPLASIFYEV
- the LOC132909035 gene encoding E3 ubiquitin-protein ligase RNF14-like isoform X2, which encodes MDSEKQKDEIVALESIYNSEEFSYHKENDQYQCTFTIFINLPVDYQATYKDCRQVDEPEQKIKISHLPPLKLHVLLPKNYPSVLPPKFTLCSSWLHLSLLTKLCKKLDKLWEESKEQEILFTWVAFLHDETLEFLDIQDNLNMSPAYTHYKETLEIAHNIHKSKIDNIDKECTIEGTKNTIKKEVNVKHLNKEKIVRKYHDKRAVLDCPIGRNPIQTLIDYNEKRNQIEFKKNFYTCKICFVDKLGEHCTQFCPCGHVFCKDCIAGYLEIRIKDGNVQNIYCPEEKCTSEATPAQIKDLVSSELFAKYDSILLNATLDTMGDIVYCPRRNCQYPVSREPNEQVANCPICQYAFCVYCKMVYHGIEPCKVYSAEIHKVVAEYQEAPDDKKQQMEQRYGKKQLQTLVENAMSENWIKSNSQKCPKCQAAIEKSDGCNKMVCWRCNTYFCWLCNTVLDRNKPYEHFQDMGSKCYNMLYYGMPIEDNDDEGDGDDEIGDDVYMWHNFELYPNYESEDEDFYEDIVI